One Tachysurus vachellii isolate PV-2020 chromosome 8, HZAU_Pvac_v1, whole genome shotgun sequence genomic window carries:
- the si:ch211-184m13.4 gene encoding G-protein coupled receptor 183 produces MATHSPSNESIFNETCNVFTYKDSARILFPIFYIIVLVVSISGNTLVLYITSQKKKKFNSTTLYLINLAISDTLFTLALPGRITYYIRGFDWPFGDLLCRLTAVIFYSNTYTGIAFMTCISADRYLAMVHPHRCPKLRSLKVVRGICILVWAIVFLETSPMLFRSMIKEWQGQQTCMEYSNLDDSSITPYVLLLACFVGFCLPLGLILGCYSQINSKLSKTAKENPMTGKSGKSSRAKNIILLILLSFMLCFCPYHVNIMQFMVRRLLHKPSCEEMKTFKMSLQVTVSMMNINCCLDPVIYFFAIKTYKQRVMSLFRGYMPATLSSKSMPDNSTSNT; encoded by the coding sequence ATGGCCACTCATTCTCCATCAAATGAAAGTATCTTCAACGAAACCTGTAATGTGTTCACCTACAAGGATTCAGCTCGGATTCTCTTTCCCATCTTCTACATCATTGTGCTTGTCGTCAGTATATCAGGCAACACCCTGGTCCTGTACATTACTagccagaagaagaagaagttcaaCTCCACCACACTGTACCTGATCAACTTGGCCATCTCTGATACCCTCTTTACTCTTGCTCTTCCCGGTCGAATCACTTACTACATCCGTGGTTTTGACTGGCCCTTTGGAGATCTTCTCTGCAGGCTCACTGCTGTTATTTTCTATTCAAACACCTACACAGGCATCGCTTTCATGACCTGCATCAGTGCTGATCGCTACCTGGCCATGGTGCATCCACACAGGTGTCCGAAACTGAGGAGTCTGAAGGTAGTGCGAGGAATTTGCATCCTGGTCTGGGCAATCGTTTTCCTAGAGACATCTCCTATGCTCTTTAGAAGCATGATAAAAGAATGGCAAGGTCAACAAACATGCATGGAGTACTCCAACTTAGATGATTCTTCTATAACCCCATATGTGCTTTTGCTTGCTTGTTTTGTTGGGTTCTGTTTGCCCCTGGGTCTTATCCTGGGATGCTACAGCCAGATTAATTCCAAGCTTTCCAAGACAGCCAAGGAGAACCCTATGACTGGCAAGTCAGGAAAAAGCAGCAGGGCCAAGAACATAATATTACTGATTTTGCTGAGCTTCATGCTGTGCTTCTGCCCCTACCACGTCAATATCATGCAGTTCATGGTGCGCAGACTTCTCCATAAGCCTTCTTGTGAGGAAATGAAGACCTTCAAAATGTCTCTTCAGGTCACTGTGTCCATGATGAATATCAACTGCTGCCTGGATCCAGTCATCTACTTTTTTGCAATTAAGACTTACAAGCAAAGAGTAATGAGCCTTTTTAGAGGATACATGCCTGCAACACTCTCCTCAAAGAGCATGCCTGATAACAGCACCAGCAACACTTGA
- the gpr183a gene encoding G-protein coupled receptor 183-A, translated as MMETPNNSSMATSVVANCTNLYDHRGWAHVLLPLIYTFIFIVGLLGNVLALHVIWPNVKKINSTTVYSANLVVSDILFALALPLRVAYYAMGFHWPMGEGLCKATALLFYINMYAGVNFMTCLSVDRFIAVVLPLRFSCFRKIHNVRYICIGVWILVLAQTLPLLSMPMTHVEHDGYITCMEYPNFEQVDSLPFMLIGAVFLGYGIPLITILLCYSALCSKLRELARTNQLTEKSGLSRKAIGVICCVILVFVVCYSPYHIDLLQYMIRKLQYHPDCDELHAFQISLHVTVSFMNLNSCLDPFIYFFACKGYKKKVLKLLKRQVSMSLSSMVRTSPEEYSRDIDKINMSSRVYQKERSSMIVSE; from the coding sequence ATGATGGAAACTCCAAACAACAGCAGCATGGCTACCTCTGTTGTTGCCAACTGCACCAACTTATACGATCATCGTGGTTGGGCGCATGTACTCCTACCTTTGATTTACACTTTCATATTCATTGTTGGTTTGTTGGGTAATGTTTTGGCACTGCATGTCATCTGGCCCAATGTGAAGAAGATCAACTCCACTACGGTTTACTCTGCAAACCTTGTAGTGTCTGACATCCTTTTCGCGCTCGCTCTTCCTCTGCGAGTGGCTTACTATGCCATGGGATTCCACTGGCCAATGGGTGAGGGCTTGTGTAAGGCCACAGCTCTGCTGTTCTACATAAATATGTATGCTGGAGTAAACTTCATGACCTGCTTGAGTGTGGACCGCTTCATTGCTGTGGTGCTCCCGTTGCGCTTCAGCTGCTTCCGTAAAATTCACAATGTTCGATACATCTGCATTGGTGTGTGGATACTGGTGCTGGCCCAAACACTCCCACTTCTCTCCATGCCAATGACCCATGTGGAGCATGATGGCTACATCACATGCATGGAATACCCCAACTTTGAGCAAGTTGATAGCTTGCCCTTTATGCTGATCGGAGCCGTGTTCCTGGGCTATGGCATTCCTTTGATAACCATCTTGCTCTGCTACTCTGCTCTGTGCTCCAAACTTCGCGAACTGGCCAGGACAAACCAGTTAACTGAAAAGTCGGGCCTTAGCCGCAAGGCCATTGGTGTGATCTGTTGTGTCATCCTGGTGTTTGTGGTTTGCTACAGTCCCTATCACATAGACCTGCTCCAGTACATGATCCGAAAACTTCAGTACCATCCAGACTGTGATGAACTACATGCCTTTCAGATCTCACTGCATGTCACTGTCAGTTTTATGAACCTCAACTCCTGCCTGGACCCTTTCATCTACTTCTTTGCCTGTAAGGGCTACAAGAAGAAGGTGCTGAAGCTGCTTAAGAGACAAGTGAGCATGTCATTATCCAGTATGGTCCGGACATCGCCAGAGGAATATTCCAGAGACATTGACAAAATCAACATGAGCAGTAGGGTCTATCAGAAGGAAAGGAGCAGcatgatagtgagtgagtga